A genomic segment from Branchiostoma floridae strain S238N-H82 chromosome 7, Bfl_VNyyK, whole genome shotgun sequence encodes:
- the LOC118419474 gene encoding leucine-rich repeat-containing protein 15-like, which produces MERRATQVTLLILAALCHISVHGCPTNCTCLPDNLVDCQHGHLTNIPPDIPRGTKYLQLQHNRIRSLGPHLFGPPVLRSLRKLNLSHNELVSVHPDAFSYRLRSATLEVLDLSNNNISSLLPFTFDKLNRLEQLYLHGNNLPIIGPNAFTGLRSLRLLSLQNNQISVIARDSFQHLPTLVDLSLQNNQLAFLHDRTFEGLTSLQTLDLSENRIHGWENDSLLGLTDLRDLRLDFNRLRAIPELPETWFPRNCLKRLNLSHNPIETITDHALGLAIELQELYLHDLPELSTVQNFAFRGLPKLQKLHMHNNPGLNTLPIHALVGLPRIQHINLRNNSFSTLDYLLFPNSWELHVVDLSDNPWDCSCRNSFRDWIDDFARHGTVMNSERTLCESPAEMAGEELLSLPDDYCEDGDNSEDEEEEDDRRGQEEEYWKGHPEEEDRPEPEPEPDGPEVPCSHNACLENGRCMMKGNSAYCRCPRGFLGSYCELHGDKGKLERIFASSDTETTIDVAWTVKQRDLNLTFLVYWSVNGPMQYEVSQDLSRETRGYRITDLLPGSFHRVCVHSNRYNFQVSHECMDLGTLGFSGENPWGPEDGSMPLPNKDPFQIANIGKAVGIGGGVVILIGIIIGVACRIRYLRGNARTEAETPPPDYSRTNSRQSQIQLHDLPPPYHEVVSQGIVNPALNPGFANPPFNPGLVNPEVNQRDSRSSNNTLQSAQSLPTISEENEAGADVAQYRH; this is translated from the exons ATGGAGAGAAGAGCGACACAGGTGACACTGCTGATCCTTGCTGCATTGTGCCACATCTCAGTGCACGGGTGTCCGACGAACTGCACCTGCCTGCCCGACAATCTGGTGGACTGCCAACACGGGCACCTGACAAACATTCCCCCGGACATCCCCAGGGGCACAAAATACTTACAACTTCAGCACAACAGAATACGCTCCCTGGGACCACACCTCTTCGGGCCCCCTGTCTTGAGAAGTCTCCGAAAACTAAACCTTAGTCACAACGAACTTGTTTCGGTGCATCCGGACGCATTTAGCTACAGGCTTCGCAGCGCCACTTTGGAAGTCCTAGACTTGAGCAACAACAACATCTCCTCCCTCCTTCCCTTCACGTTTGACAAACTGAACAGACTAGAACAACTCTATCTCCATGGTAACAACCTTCCCATCATTGGGCCGAATGCCTTCACAGGTCTCCGGTCACTGCGGCTGCTAAGCCTCCAAAACAACCAGATCTCTGTGATCGCCAGGGACTCGTTTCAGCACCTTCCGACTCTGGTCGATCTGTCTTTACAAAACAACCAGCTGGCGTTCCTACATGACCGGACTTTCGAGGGACTCACGAGTTTGCAAACGCTGGATCTGAGCGAGAACAGGATACACGGCTGGGAAAATGATTCGCTCCTCGGGCTGACCGATTTGAGAGATTTGCGTCTAGATTTCAACAGACTGAGAGCGATTCCCGAACTCCCCGAGACCTGGTTTCCGCGAAACTGTCTCAAAAGGCTGAACCTGAGCCACAACCCGATAGAAACGATCACAGACCACGCGCTCGGCCTGGCCATAGAGCTACAGGAGCTGTATCTTCACGACCTTCCTGAGCTGTCGACCGTACAAAACTTCGCCTTTCGCGGTCTGCCAAAACTGCAGAAGCTCCACATGCACAACAACCCCGGGCTCAACACCCTCCCCATACACGCGCTCGTTGGTCTCCCGAGGATACAGCACATCAACCTACGCAACAACTCATTCAGCACCCTCGACTATTTGCTATTCCCAAACAGCTGGGAGCTGCACGTAGTGGACCTGTCCGACAACCCGTGGGACTGTTCGTGCAGAAACTCTTTCCGAGATTGGATAGACGACTTCGCCAGGCACGGTACGGTCATGAACTCGGAGAGAACGTTGTGCGAGTCTCCGGCGGAGATGGCAGGGGAGGAACTGCTGTCCTTGCCAGACGATTACTGCGAAGATGGAGACAACagtgaagatgaagaagaagaggatgaCAGAAGAGGACAGGAGGAGGAATATTGGAAAGGCCATCCTGAAGAAGAGGACCGCCcagaacctgaacctgaacctgatggGCCTGAG GTGCCGTGCTCTCACAACGCATGTCTGGAAAATGGGCGATGCATGATGAAGGGGAACAGTGCGTACTGCCGATGCCCGCGTGGGTTCCTGGGGAGCTACTGTGAGTTGCACGGTGACAAGGGCAAGCTGGAGAGAATCTTCGCATCCTCTGATACCGAGACGACCATCGACGTGGCGTGGACAGTGAAACAAAGAGACCTCAACCTGACGTTTCTGGTCTACTGGAGCGTGAACGGGCCTATGCAGTACGAAGTCTCGCAGGACCTCTCCCGGGAGACGAGAGGATACCGGATAACTGACCTGCTTCCCGGGTCCTTCCACCGGGTCTGCGTGCACTCCAACAGGTACAACTTCCAGGTCTCCCACGAGTGCATGGACTTGGGAACGTTGGGGTTTTCAGGGGAGAATCCGTGGGGGCCCGAAGACGGGTCCATGCCTCTACCTAACAAAGACCCGTTCCAAATAGCGAACATCGGCAAGGCTGTCGGTATAGGGGGAGGGGTGGTGATCCTGATAGGCATCATCATCGGGGTGGCGTGCCGGATACGATACCTCCGCGGGAATGCTCGCACGGAAGCGGAGACGCCGCCGCCCGACTACAGCAGAACGAACTCGCGCCAGTCACAGATCCAGCTGCATGACTTACCCCCACCCTACCATGAGGTAGTGAGTCAGGGGATCGTAAATCCCGCCCTCAATCCCGGCTTCGCTAATCCTCCCTTTAATCCGGGACTTGTAAACCCCGAGGTGAATCAGAGGGATAGCAGGTCTAGTAACAACACGTTGCAGAGCGCGCAGTCGCTACCGACTATCTCAGAGGAGAACGAAGCAGGCGCAGATGTGGCACAGTATAGACATTGA